A stretch of Geomonas oryzisoli DNA encodes these proteins:
- the hypD gene encoding trans-4-hydroxy-L-proline dehydratase produces MTGRIQRLRQESLAAEPAISAERALLLTEFYRENEGRWSVPVMRAKSFHYLCEKKTIYIGEGELVVGERGPAPKLVSTYPELTCHSVEDLRILNSRELTSYRVDDACLKAYRDTVIPYWGTRSLRDKIFAALPEEWHEAYNYGIFTEFMEQRAPGHTVLDDKIYKKGLLDFKKEIAQAIAALDFATDADAWSRREQLTAMDISCDAVILFAERHAKLAESMAAACTDPARKQELLKIAANCRWVPAHAPSDFWEALQSYWFCHLAVITELNGWDAFSPGHLDQHLFPFYQAELSKGSLTREVARELLECFFVKFNNHPSPPKVGVTAAESGTYTDFANINLGGLLPDGSDGSNDVSHLLLDVIDEMHLLQPSSNVQLSRKSPDAFLKHTLKVVRSGYGFPSIFNADAVVEEQLRQGKTLVDARAGGCSGCVEVGAFGKEAYILTGYFNLVKMLELALHDGVDPLTGVQLGPKTGTAASCGSFDELFEAFRAQLAHFLDIKIRGNRLIEMIYASQMPAPFLSVLTDDCISRGVDYNGGGARYNNSFIQGVGIGSITDALSAIKEHVFERSTLSLSELVAKLDTDFAGDEPLRQRLWNKTRKYGNDDDYADDLMRLVFDAFFNEVDDRPNTKNGVYRIEMLPTTCHVYFGSVTGATPDGRRRGTPLSEGISPVQGADRGGPTAVIRSAGKMDHIRSGGTLLNLKFSPTLLSDAGGLDGVASLVRSYFRMDGHHVQFNVVNVETLKRAQANPAEHRDLIVRVAGYSDYFCDLSTELQDEIITRTEHTSF; encoded by the coding sequence ATGACCGGAAGAATACAACGACTGCGCCAGGAAAGCCTTGCCGCCGAACCCGCCATTTCCGCCGAGCGGGCGCTGCTGCTCACCGAGTTTTACCGCGAAAACGAGGGACGCTGGTCCGTCCCGGTCATGCGCGCCAAGTCCTTCCATTACCTGTGCGAGAAGAAAACGATCTACATCGGCGAGGGGGAGCTGGTGGTGGGGGAGAGGGGACCGGCGCCGAAGCTTGTCTCGACCTACCCGGAGCTCACCTGCCACTCCGTCGAGGACCTGCGCATCCTCAACTCGCGCGAACTGACTTCCTACCGGGTCGACGACGCCTGCCTCAAGGCGTACCGGGATACGGTGATCCCGTACTGGGGCACGCGCAGCCTGCGTGACAAGATCTTCGCGGCCCTCCCCGAGGAGTGGCACGAGGCCTATAACTACGGCATCTTCACGGAGTTCATGGAGCAGCGCGCCCCCGGGCACACGGTGCTGGACGACAAGATCTACAAAAAGGGGCTCCTCGACTTCAAAAAGGAGATCGCGCAGGCCATCGCGGCGCTCGATTTCGCGACCGACGCCGACGCCTGGTCCCGCCGCGAGCAGCTGACCGCGATGGACATCTCCTGCGACGCCGTCATCCTCTTCGCGGAGCGCCACGCCAAACTCGCCGAGAGCATGGCCGCTGCCTGCACCGACCCCGCGCGCAAGCAGGAACTCCTTAAGATCGCGGCCAACTGCCGCTGGGTTCCGGCGCACGCTCCCTCCGACTTCTGGGAGGCGCTGCAGTCGTACTGGTTCTGCCACCTGGCGGTGATCACGGAGCTGAACGGTTGGGACGCGTTCAGTCCCGGGCACCTGGACCAGCACCTGTTCCCCTTCTACCAGGCCGAGCTGTCCAAGGGGTCGCTGACCCGGGAGGTCGCCCGCGAGCTGCTGGAGTGTTTCTTCGTCAAGTTCAACAACCACCCTTCGCCTCCCAAGGTCGGGGTGACCGCGGCGGAGAGCGGCACCTACACCGACTTCGCCAACATCAACCTGGGCGGGCTCCTCCCGGACGGCTCCGACGGCTCCAATGATGTCTCGCACCTGCTTTTGGACGTGATCGACGAGATGCATCTCCTGCAGCCGTCCAGTAACGTGCAGTTGTCGCGCAAGTCGCCGGACGCGTTTTTGAAGCACACCCTCAAGGTGGTGCGCAGCGGCTACGGCTTCCCGTCCATCTTCAACGCGGACGCGGTGGTCGAGGAACAGCTGCGCCAGGGGAAAACCCTGGTGGACGCCCGCGCCGGCGGTTGCAGCGGCTGCGTCGAGGTGGGGGCCTTCGGCAAGGAGGCCTACATCCTGACGGGCTATTTCAACCTGGTGAAGATGCTGGAGCTCGCCCTGCACGACGGCGTCGATCCCTTGACCGGGGTGCAACTCGGACCGAAGACCGGGACCGCTGCGAGTTGCGGCAGCTTCGACGAGCTGTTCGAGGCATTCCGCGCCCAGCTCGCCCACTTCCTGGACATCAAGATCCGCGGCAACCGGCTCATCGAGATGATCTACGCCTCCCAGATGCCGGCGCCCTTCCTGTCGGTGCTGACCGATGACTGCATCAGCAGGGGCGTCGACTACAACGGGGGGGGCGCCCGCTACAACAACAGCTTCATCCAGGGGGTGGGGATCGGGAGCATCACCGACGCGCTCTCGGCCATCAAGGAGCACGTCTTCGAGCGCAGCACCCTGTCACTAAGCGAGCTGGTGGCAAAGCTCGATACCGATTTTGCCGGCGACGAGCCGCTCAGGCAGCGCCTGTGGAACAAGACCCGCAAGTACGGCAACGACGACGATTACGCCGACGACCTGATGCGGCTGGTCTTCGACGCCTTCTTCAACGAGGTGGACGACCGTCCCAACACCAAGAACGGCGTGTACAGAATCGAGATGCTTCCCACAACCTGCCACGTCTACTTCGGCTCCGTCACCGGCGCGACCCCCGACGGGCGCAGGCGCGGCACACCGCTCTCCGAGGGGATCTCCCCGGTGCAGGGTGCGGACCGCGGCGGCCCGACCGCGGTGATCCGCTCGGCCGGCAAGATGGACCACATCAGAAGCGGCGGCACGCTGTTGAACCTCAAGTTCTCCCCGACGCTCCTCTCCGATGCAGGCGGCCTGGACGGCGTGGCGAGCCTGGTGCGGAGCTACTTCCGGATGGACGGGCATCACGTCCAGTTCAACGTGGTGAACGTGGAAACCCTGAAACGGGCGCAGGCGAACCCCGCCGAGCACCGCGACCTGATCGTGCGCGTCGCCGGGTACAGCGATTACTTCTGCGACCTTTCGACCGAACTGCAAGACGAGATCATCACCCGGACCGAGCACACCTCGTTCTAG
- a CDS encoding glycyl-radical enzyme activating protein, with protein MTEGIIFNVQRYSLHDGPGIRTTVFLKGCPARCWWCHNPESQNPSPQTAWSQNRCISCDACLLACHEGLKPREACRACGDCAEACPTGARELLGTPTSVEEVLHLILKDRMFFEDSGGGVTFSGGEPLCQPAFLKELLLACRARGIHTAVDTAALCPPETLLDLAPLTDLFLFDLKCADDALHQKGTGVGNARILDNLTRLGRMHRNIWLRIPVIPGFNDTEAEMTALADLAARAAGVRQVWLLPYHGTWAAKPARLGTEPAAEALAAQTPAPQTMEHFARLFAARGLDTQIGGGA; from the coding sequence ATGACTGAGGGCATCATCTTTAATGTGCAACGCTACTCGCTGCACGACGGACCGGGCATCCGGACTACGGTCTTCCTGAAGGGATGCCCGGCACGCTGCTGGTGGTGCCATAACCCGGAAAGCCAAAACCCTTCTCCACAGACGGCCTGGTCCCAAAACCGCTGCATCTCCTGCGACGCCTGCCTCCTGGCCTGCCACGAAGGACTTAAACCACGCGAGGCCTGCCGGGCCTGCGGCGACTGCGCAGAGGCCTGCCCTACCGGCGCTCGCGAACTGCTCGGTACACCGACTTCGGTCGAGGAGGTGCTGCACCTCATCCTCAAGGACCGCATGTTCTTCGAGGACTCCGGCGGCGGGGTCACCTTCTCCGGGGGCGAACCGCTGTGCCAGCCCGCTTTCCTCAAGGAACTCCTGCTCGCCTGCCGCGCCCGGGGCATCCATACCGCCGTCGATACCGCGGCGCTCTGCCCGCCGGAAACCCTGCTCGACCTCGCGCCGCTGACGGACCTCTTCCTGTTCGACCTGAAGTGCGCGGACGATGCGCTGCACCAAAAGGGAACCGGCGTGGGCAACGCCCGCATCCTGGACAACCTGACACGGCTGGGACGGATGCACCGGAACATCTGGCTCAGGATCCCGGTCATCCCTGGCTTCAACGACACGGAGGCGGAGATGACGGCGCTCGCGGATCTCGCCGCCCGCGCCGCCGGGGTGCGCCAGGTCTGGCTGCTCCCCTACCACGGCACCTGGGCCGCCAAGCCGGCACGGCTGGGCACGGAGCCCGCCGCCGAGGCTCTGGCCGCTCAGACGCCGGCGCCGCAAACGATGGAACATTTCGCCCGGCTCTTCGCAGCCCGGGGATTGGATACGCAGATAGGAGGGGGAGCATAG